Part of the Stackebrandtia endophytica genome is shown below.
CGTGCCCGACACCGGAACCGTCCACATCTCGGGCGAACCACTGGCGGAGGGATCCGTTCACGCCTCCCGCCGTCACGGCATCGCGATAGTTCCGCAGGAACTCGCGCCGGTGCCGGACCTACCGATCTACGCCAACATCTTTCTGGGACGCGAACGACGCACCCGATTCGGTGCCCTCGACAAGCGGGCGATGATCGACGAGTCCGCCCGGCTGCTGCGTTCGTTCAACCTCGACGTCGACCCTCGCGCCACGATGCGAAACCTCAGCACCGCCACGCGACAGCTCATCGAGATCATCAAATGCACCTCCACCGGCGCCAGGGTGATCCTGCTGGACGAGCCGACGTCGGCGATTCCCCAGCACGAGGTCGAGCAGCTCTACCGGATCATCGAGAACCTGCGCTCCCAAGGCGTCGCGATGCTCTACACCACCCACAAGATGGCCGAGATCCGCGCCGTCGCCACCCGGGTCGTCGTCCTGCGCGACGGGGTCCTGATAGCCGACGAGGTCGTCGACGACATCGACGACGAACGCATCGTCACCGCGATGATCGGCCGCGAACTGGGAGAGTTGTATCCGACCTCGGCCGCCCCCGGCGACAGCGAGGTCGTTCTCGAACTTCGCGACCTCGTGGTCGAACCCGGCGGCGCCCCGGTCTCATTGACCGTCCGAAGTGGTGAGATCGTCGCGCTGGCGGGCCTGCTGGGCGCCGGCCGCACCGAACTGCTGGAGACCGCCTTCGGCGCACGACGCACCTACGGCGGCAGCACCCTCGTCAACGGACGGACCATTCGTCCCCACAATCCCGCCGCCGCGATCCGTGACGGCATGGCGCTGGTTCCCGAAGACCGCAAGGTCAGTGGGGCTCTGCTGTCCATGAGCATCCTGCAGAACGCGATACTGCCCCGCCTGGCGGCCTTCAGCGTCGCCGGTTGGGTCGCCGACGGTCGAGCCTCCAAAAAGGTCGACCGCGCCATGGACGCGGTACGGCTCAAACGCACCGGGCTGCGTCAAGAGGTGGGGAGCCTGTCGGGTGGAAACCAGCAGAAGGTCGTCATAGGACGTTGGTTGACCGGTGACGTCCAAGTGCTCCTTCTCGACGAACCCACCCGAGGTGTGGACGTCGGCGCACGCAGCGAGATCTACCAGCTGATCGTCGACCTCGCACGGGAACGCGGAATCGCCGTCCTGATGGCCTCGTCCGACATGACCGAGGTCATCGGACTGGCTCACCGCGTCGTCGTCATGCGTGATCGACAGATCGCCGTCGAGCTCGACCGGGCCGATCACCCCGAACCCGAAGCGTTCCAGGAACTCGTCTTCCGGCACGCCGCAGGCATCTCACCCGTACCCCAGGAGATCTCCCATGTCCGCTAACGACACCACCGTCGACAACGAACCCCGGCAACGGCTCCTCCCCCGATTGCGGCAGCTGCGTGCGGGTGAGTTCCTCATCCGCAACTCGATGGTCGGGGTCATGCTGATCGCCGTCGTGGTGTTCACGGTCGCGGCGCCCCGGTTCTCGTCGGCCCAGAACCTTCAGTCGATCCTGATCGCCGCCGCGCCGTTCGCGTTGATCGCGATGGGGCAGACCCTGGTGATCCTCACCGCCGGCATCGACCTGTCGGTGGGGTCGGTCATCGCGTTGAGCGCCATGGTGTCGGCGTGGTACGCGGTCAACAACCCGGAGAACATCTGGTTCGGGTTCCTTCTCGGCGTCCTGGTGGGACTGGTGGTCGGAGCGGTGAACGGCACCCTCGTCGCCGTTTTCAAGATCGCACCGTTCGTGGCGACACTATCCACATTGACCGCCGCGAGTGGATTGGCCTACGCGGTCGGGAAGGGCGCCCCCATCCAGGGCATCCCCGCCGTATACGGCGAACTGGCCAACTCCCGCTTCCTGGGTCTGCCACTGCCGGTCTGGCTGATGATCATCGGCCTGATCGTGGTGGGGGTCGTGCTGCAGAAGCTCAGCTTCGGCACCAGGATCTACGCCGTCGGCGGCAACCCCGACGCCGCACAGATCGCCGGTATCAACGTCACCCGCGTCCGCTTCCAGGTGTACGCGATCTCCGGGCTTCTCGCCGGAATCTCCGGAGTCCTGCTGTCCTCCCGTGTGGTCAACGCCGCACCGAGTCTGGGCGCCGGCTACGAGCTGGACGCCATCGCCGCCGTCGTCATCGGAGGAGCCAGCCTCTTCGGTGGTCGCGGCAGCATCTGGGGTACCGCCATCGGGCTGCTGTTGATTCAGACGCTCAACAACGGTCTCGACATCATGCTCATCCCCTCCTACTGGCAAGACGTCATCAAGGGTCTGCTGATCGCCGCGGCCGTCGGTATCGACGTCGCGGTCACTCGACGAATGAACAGATGACAACGCTTCGCACCTTGCGCCCCAACACAGATAGCCGAAAGGGCAAGTCATGACAACCTTCAGAAGACGCGTACTCGCGTCCGCCGCCGCGGCGGCCGTCGCCATCGGTCTCGTCGGATGCGCCGAAAGCAACGACGACCGGATTCGCATCGGCGTCACCGTTTACGGTCAGGACAACTTCGCGACCCAGGGCAGAGAGGGCATCGAGGCTTACGCCGAGGCCCGCGACATCGAACTGCTGTGGAACTCCGCCGACGGCGACGTCGCCAATCAGGCCAACCAGATCGACCAGTACATCAACGCCGGGGTCGACGCCATCCTGGTGGCCCCGGTCCAGTTCGACTCGCTGGGTCCACAGTTGAAGGCGGCCAAGGACGCCGGAATCCACATCGGATTCGTCAACGCCACGGTGCAGGACGACAGCTCCGTCGACGTGGCGGTTCTGCCCGACAACGTGGCGGCGGGACGTCAAGCAGCCCAGATGATGATGGACCACCTCGGCGGCAACGGAAAGGTCGCCATCCTGCAGTGTCTCCTCGGTGCTTCCTACGAAATTCAGCGCACCCAGGGCATGGAGGAGGTCATCGCCGAGTACCCGGGCGTCGAAGTGGTCGCCAAGGACGGTGCGTCCAACATCGCCGAAGCCACCGACAAGGTCAAGAACTGGATGACCGCCGTCGACGAGATCGACGGAGTCATCGCCTGCGGTGACGAGATCGGCCTGGGCGCGTTGCAGGCGGCGAACGAAGCCGGCAAGGAGATCGCGATCGTCGGCGTCGACGGGACCGAGGACGGCCTCAACGCCATTAAGGACGGCCGGTTCATCGGCTCGCAGATGCAGCACGCGCGCACCGAGTTCGCCGCCGGGTTGGCCGCGGTCTACCACCTCGCCAAGGGCGAGACCATGGAGGAGCTCTACACCTACACCATGGACCCGGTTACCGCCGACAACGTCGACGACTACTACGTCAATGTGGTCAGCGAGAAGGACGCCTTCCTGGAGCGGATCGCCGATGTGGTCGACCGTAACCTCGACAGCGGCAAGATCGAGGACGAGAGTTAGGGCGTCCCGACCGCCTCTTCTGGACGTCCGGGGTCTCCCCCGGACGTCCAGAACCCACCCGATGTCGACCACTAACCATGGAAGCGAAGCCTATGGCCGTAAACGGACCCGACCAGGCACTCAACGCCAAACCGACGCGTCAATCTCTGGCGGACAGCATTTATGAGATTCTGCTCAACCAGCTCATCGAAGGCGCCATCCAGGCCGGTTCGTCCATCAACATCGATTCGATGTCGCGCGATCTGGCGGTGTCGCCGACGCCGATAAGGGAGGCCCTCGCCCGCTTGGAGGCGACCGGGCTGGTTCAGCGCGAGGCGCTACGCGGATACCGGGCGGCCCCCCTCTTCACCGCCGAACAGCTTCGGCAACTGATGGAGGCGCGGCTGGTCCTGGAGGCACCGTTGGCCCGGTACGCCTGTCTCAACCGCACCGACGGATTCCTCGACGCGCTGCGAGCGAACGTGGCCGACATGCGGAACCTGGCGATGAGCTCCGAACGCGGTCACCACAGTCAATACCGGGAGATCGACGAGCGCTTTCACGACTTGATCGCGCAGCAGGCCGACAACCCCTTCCTGTTTCGGGCCTACAAGTCGCTCGAGGCGCACGTCCAACGGTTTCGGCTCTTCGGGGCGATGGGTGCCTCCGATATGGAGCACGCCTTGCACGAGCACGGTCTCATCATCGACGCGTTCGCCGCCGCCGACCCCGAGCTGGTGTATTCGCAGATGTGCAAGCACATCGAACAGGTGAGGGTACGTTCCGTTCGCGACCGCGAACAAATCAACAGCGGATGACGC
Proteins encoded:
- a CDS encoding sugar ABC transporter ATP-binding protein; this translates as MEASPPTPLDGEVTTGDAPLVSVRDMAKAYGDNIVLRGINLDFAPGEVIAFAGENGAGKSTLMKILAGLVVPDTGTVHISGEPLAEGSVHASRRHGIAIVPQELAPVPDLPIYANIFLGRERRTRFGALDKRAMIDESARLLRSFNLDVDPRATMRNLSTATRQLIEIIKCTSTGARVILLDEPTSAIPQHEVEQLYRIIENLRSQGVAMLYTTHKMAEIRAVATRVVVLRDGVLIADEVVDDIDDERIVTAMIGRELGELYPTSAAPGDSEVVLELRDLVVEPGGAPVSLTVRSGEIVALAGLLGAGRTELLETAFGARRTYGGSTLVNGRTIRPHNPAAAIRDGMALVPEDRKVSGALLSMSILQNAILPRLAAFSVAGWVADGRASKKVDRAMDAVRLKRTGLRQEVGSLSGGNQQKVVIGRWLTGDVQVLLLDEPTRGVDVGARSEIYQLIVDLARERGIAVLMASSDMTEVIGLAHRVVVMRDRQIAVELDRADHPEPEAFQELVFRHAAGISPVPQEISHVR
- a CDS encoding ABC transporter permease → MSANDTTVDNEPRQRLLPRLRQLRAGEFLIRNSMVGVMLIAVVVFTVAAPRFSSAQNLQSILIAAAPFALIAMGQTLVILTAGIDLSVGSVIALSAMVSAWYAVNNPENIWFGFLLGVLVGLVVGAVNGTLVAVFKIAPFVATLSTLTAASGLAYAVGKGAPIQGIPAVYGELANSRFLGLPLPVWLMIIGLIVVGVVLQKLSFGTRIYAVGGNPDAAQIAGINVTRVRFQVYAISGLLAGISGVLLSSRVVNAAPSLGAGYELDAIAAVVIGGASLFGGRGSIWGTAIGLLLIQTLNNGLDIMLIPSYWQDVIKGLLIAAAVGIDVAVTRRMNR
- a CDS encoding substrate-binding domain-containing protein, with the translated sequence MTTFRRRVLASAAAAAVAIGLVGCAESNDDRIRIGVTVYGQDNFATQGREGIEAYAEARDIELLWNSADGDVANQANQIDQYINAGVDAILVAPVQFDSLGPQLKAAKDAGIHIGFVNATVQDDSSVDVAVLPDNVAAGRQAAQMMMDHLGGNGKVAILQCLLGASYEIQRTQGMEEVIAEYPGVEVVAKDGASNIAEATDKVKNWMTAVDEIDGVIACGDEIGLGALQAANEAGKEIAIVGVDGTEDGLNAIKDGRFIGSQMQHARTEFAAGLAAVYHLAKGETMEELYTYTMDPVTADNVDDYYVNVVSEKDAFLERIADVVDRNLDSGKIEDES
- a CDS encoding GntR family transcriptional regulator, coding for MAVNGPDQALNAKPTRQSLADSIYEILLNQLIEGAIQAGSSINIDSMSRDLAVSPTPIREALARLEATGLVQREALRGYRAAPLFTAEQLRQLMEARLVLEAPLARYACLNRTDGFLDALRANVADMRNLAMSSERGHHSQYREIDERFHDLIAQQADNPFLFRAYKSLEAHVQRFRLFGAMGASDMEHALHEHGLIIDAFAAADPELVYSQMCKHIEQVRVRSVRDREQINSG